In the Bacillus shivajii genome, one interval contains:
- the metX gene encoding homoserine O-acetyltransferase MetX, which translates to MKVKQKTNITTGTVTLPKIKLDSGVELINVTLAYERAGPPNGETILVCHALTGNQHTVGTEDQPGWWRGLINDQSFIDIQTYEVITFNVLGGCNGSTGPTSTNPLTRETYKGDFPFITIRDIVRAQQLALQQLNINKLKAVIGGSLGGMQALEWAVMYPDLIDQVIVLAATPSLSDYGISYNAIARKAIIDDPNWNGGNYTDQAFPENGFATARMIGMITYRSDGLFNQRFHRDQRDAWGKRHDEIAYQVESYLLYQGEKFTKRFDPNSYLYLLKAMDHHDLEYRRGPLTEVLSRFKKNVQLIAFQGDLLYPPDEMKRLANVWEKAGANVQFQGIQTAFGHDGFLTEFEKWGETIQKTLQK; encoded by the coding sequence GTGAAAGTCAAGCAAAAAACCAACATAACAACTGGTACCGTTACGCTTCCAAAAATCAAGCTCGATTCTGGAGTTGAACTTATAAATGTCACCTTAGCATATGAACGGGCAGGACCTCCAAATGGTGAAACGATTCTTGTCTGTCATGCACTTACTGGAAATCAACATACAGTAGGGACTGAAGATCAGCCAGGTTGGTGGCGAGGATTAATTAATGATCAAAGCTTTATTGATATTCAAACATATGAAGTGATAACGTTTAATGTTTTAGGAGGGTGCAACGGATCGACGGGTCCAACTTCAACAAATCCTTTAACGAGGGAAACTTACAAAGGTGATTTTCCATTTATTACTATACGAGATATTGTTCGAGCTCAACAATTGGCATTACAACAATTAAACATTAACAAATTAAAAGCTGTGATCGGTGGCTCTTTAGGAGGAATGCAAGCACTTGAATGGGCAGTCATGTACCCGGACTTGATTGATCAAGTGATCGTATTAGCTGCCACGCCATCGTTAAGTGATTACGGCATAAGCTATAATGCAATCGCAAGAAAAGCAATTATCGATGACCCAAATTGGAACGGTGGGAACTACACGGATCAAGCCTTTCCGGAAAATGGATTTGCAACCGCTCGAATGATCGGGATGATTACGTATCGATCGGACGGTCTTTTTAACCAAAGATTTCATCGGGACCAAAGAGACGCTTGGGGAAAACGTCACGATGAAATTGCTTATCAAGTAGAGTCTTATCTCCTATATCAAGGAGAAAAATTCACAAAACGTTTTGATCCAAACAGCTACTTGTATTTACTAAAAGCTATGGATCACCACGACTTAGAATATCGAAGAGGGCCACTTACTGAAGTGCTCAGTCGCTTTAAAAAAAATGTTCAGTTAATTGCATTTCAAGGAGATTTACTTTATCCTCCTGATGAAATGAAAAGACTTGCTAATGTGTGGGAAAAAGCTGGTGCTAACGTTCAGTTTCAGGGCATTCAAACGGCCTTTGGTCATGACGGGTTTTTAACCGAATTTGAAAAATGGGGTGAGACCATTCAAAAAACATTACAAAAATAA
- a CDS encoding twin-arginine translocase TatA/TatE family subunit, protein MLSNIGIPGLVLILVIALIIFGPKKLPEMGRAVGQTLKEFKKSTKELTNEVTEPIDDIKNEAKKVTEDK, encoded by the coding sequence ATGCTTTCAAACATCGGAATTCCAGGCTTAGTTTTAATTCTCGTCATCGCACTAATTATTTTTGGACCGAAAAAGCTACCTGAAATGGGAAGAGCTGTCGGGCAGACGTTAAAAGAATTTAAGAAATCAACAAAAGAATTAACAAATGAAGTTACAGAACCAATTGACGATATAAAAAATGAAGCAAAAAAAGTGACAGAAGATAAATAA
- a CDS encoding molybdopterin biosynthesis protein — protein sequence MGGAVEQMGYERTIYLEDKPRKVAQQECLHLAEFKRKTETISVTEAGGRVTAKPIYAHMSNPHFHASAMDGIAVLAEKTEDAHESNPIHLKEGTDFVYVDTGNVIPHGYNAVIMIEDVNEVEPGILEIVAPATPWQRIRPIGEDITYGEMLLPQGHTIRPVDIGALLASGQTTVSVVKKPVVHILPSGNELVSPGEPIKPGNIIEFNGSIFSEFVKEWGGEPQLQPIVQDNPEDIRKALIKSTEEADIVVINAGSSAGSKDYTVHIMRELGEVITHGIATRPGKPMSVGKINGTIVVGVPGYPVSACLTLEWFVQPLVCDYLQTPIKKRETIKVKAGRRIVSNMGSEDFVRVHIGKVDGEYVANPLTRSASVTMSLVKADGLLVIPAEHLGVEQGEEVEVELYKSLPEIDSATLFSGSHDLCIDVLSSMLKEQDATAQITASHTGSMAGLMAIKRKEAHMAGVHLLDPETGVYNISYLERFLHGEDVVLLPFLKREQGLIVPKGNPLNIQGVRCLAEKNSVYVNRQRGAGTRILFDHLLNDQGIEPDEITGYDREMFTHLSVAAEVRMSERNVGMGIYSASKAMDLDFIPIGDESYDLVMRTSFLESEQGQNLLNVIKSEVFKQNVERLGGYKVQENIEPYYLAKV from the coding sequence ATGGGAGGAGCAGTTGAGCAAATGGGATATGAAAGGACGATTTATTTAGAAGACAAACCAAGAAAAGTTGCACAACAAGAATGTCTACATCTTGCTGAATTCAAAAGGAAAACGGAAACAATTTCAGTGACAGAAGCGGGAGGAAGAGTGACAGCAAAGCCTATCTATGCCCATATGTCGAACCCGCACTTTCATGCATCTGCAATGGATGGCATTGCCGTATTAGCTGAAAAAACAGAAGACGCCCATGAATCGAATCCTATTCATTTAAAAGAAGGTACAGACTTTGTCTATGTTGATACAGGAAATGTAATTCCACATGGATATAATGCGGTTATTATGATAGAAGATGTCAATGAGGTTGAACCAGGAATATTAGAAATTGTTGCACCAGCGACTCCTTGGCAACGCATTCGCCCGATCGGTGAAGATATCACATACGGAGAAATGCTGCTTCCACAAGGTCATACGATTCGACCGGTCGATATTGGTGCTCTTCTAGCTTCTGGTCAAACAACGGTTTCTGTTGTGAAAAAACCCGTTGTCCATATCCTTCCTTCAGGAAATGAGCTCGTTTCTCCAGGTGAACCTATAAAACCAGGAAACATTATTGAGTTTAACGGTTCCATTTTTTCCGAATTCGTAAAAGAATGGGGCGGCGAACCTCAGCTTCAACCCATTGTTCAAGATAACCCTGAAGATATACGAAAAGCGCTAATTAAAAGTACAGAAGAAGCGGATATCGTGGTCATTAATGCTGGATCTTCAGCCGGATCAAAAGATTATACCGTTCACATTATGAGAGAACTAGGTGAAGTCATCACTCATGGAATTGCAACAAGGCCAGGAAAACCTATGAGTGTAGGGAAGATAAATGGAACGATTGTTGTCGGGGTACCAGGCTATCCAGTAAGTGCGTGCTTGACGTTAGAATGGTTCGTTCAGCCATTAGTGTGCGATTATTTACAAACGCCTATCAAAAAACGAGAAACGATTAAAGTAAAAGCTGGCCGACGCATTGTATCAAATATGGGTTCGGAAGATTTTGTTCGTGTTCATATCGGTAAAGTGGACGGAGAATATGTTGCCAACCCATTAACGAGGTCAGCAAGTGTAACGATGTCATTAGTAAAAGCGGATGGTTTATTAGTTATTCCAGCAGAGCACTTAGGAGTCGAACAAGGTGAGGAAGTTGAAGTTGAATTGTATAAGTCATTGCCTGAAATTGATTCAGCTACCTTGTTTTCCGGAAGTCATGACCTCTGTATCGATGTACTCTCATCAATGCTTAAAGAACAGGATGCGACAGCACAAATTACTGCAAGCCACACAGGAAGTATGGCAGGATTGATGGCGATTAAACGGAAAGAAGCACATATGGCTGGCGTACATTTGTTAGACCCTGAAACAGGTGTTTATAATATATCGTATTTAGAGAGGTTCCTTCACGGTGAAGATGTCGTCTTGCTTCCGTTTTTAAAAAGAGAGCAAGGGTTAATCGTTCCGAAAGGTAATCCACTAAACATTCAAGGCGTTCGTTGTTTGGCTGAAAAAAATTCAGTGTATGTAAACAGACAACGTGGTGCTGGAACTCGTATACTTTTTGATCATTTATTAAATGATCAAGGGATTGAACCTGACGAAATTACAGGCTATGATCGTGAAATGTTTACACATTTAAGTGTTGCAGCTGAAGTAAGAATGAGTGAAAGAAATGTCGGAATGGGCATCTATTCAGCGTCCAAAGCGATGGATCTTGACTTCATTCCTATTGGAGACGAGTCATATGATTTAGTGATGCGTACGTCTTTCTTAGAAAGTGAGCAAGGCCAAAACTTACTAAATGTCATAAAAAGTGAAGTGTTTAAACAAAATGTAGAACGTTTAGGCGGATATAAAGTCCAAGAAAATATTGAACCGTATTACTTAGCAAAAGTTTAA
- a CDS encoding molybdopterin molybdotransferase MoeA, which yields MKFFRVQSVEKMTQIMDENIKSTNQIEEVPIHGALHRVLAEDVLANEDVPPFSRSVVDGYAVVAKDTFGVSESMPGFLQYIGEVEMGKGVDKKVRQGEAMYVPTGGMLPPGADAVVMIEDCEVNRDLVNVQRSVAKNENVIFQGEDATKGDLLLRKGKRLRAQELGAIASMGYTNVKVKKQVTVGYLSSGDEIVPHEEEEISGGQVRDVNGVTIPVLSEQWGYNAVVSSIARDDYDDFYEKAKALFETCDAVVISGGSSVGTRDYTTDVIEALGDGDPGILAHGVSVKPGKPTIFSMSSNKPILGLPGHPASAMVIYQLFGKRMLSNLQGEDQLPTPTVTRGVVSQNIPSAPGRTDYIRVKLTKQDDGRFEAVPVLGKSGLVKTLVDSDGLLEIEEKKEGVRKGEDVPIHLFT from the coding sequence ATGAAATTTTTTCGAGTACAATCAGTAGAAAAAATGACGCAAATCATGGATGAAAATATTAAATCTACAAATCAAATAGAAGAGGTACCGATCCATGGTGCTCTTCACCGAGTGCTAGCCGAGGACGTATTAGCAAACGAAGATGTACCGCCATTTTCTCGTTCTGTCGTTGACGGATATGCTGTCGTTGCAAAAGATACATTCGGGGTAAGTGAATCAATGCCAGGATTTTTGCAATATATCGGTGAAGTTGAAATGGGTAAAGGTGTCGATAAAAAGGTTCGACAAGGAGAAGCGATGTATGTGCCGACAGGGGGAATGCTCCCACCAGGCGCAGATGCTGTTGTTATGATCGAAGATTGCGAAGTGAACCGAGATTTAGTCAACGTACAGCGCTCTGTTGCAAAAAATGAAAATGTCATTTTTCAGGGAGAGGACGCAACAAAAGGAGACCTATTGTTACGGAAGGGAAAGCGGCTTCGTGCTCAAGAACTTGGTGCAATAGCTTCAATGGGTTACACAAATGTAAAAGTGAAAAAACAGGTTACTGTCGGTTATTTATCATCAGGTGATGAAATTGTACCTCATGAAGAAGAGGAAATTAGTGGGGGGCAAGTACGTGATGTAAATGGTGTAACAATTCCTGTTTTATCAGAGCAGTGGGGTTATAATGCTGTCGTCAGTTCGATTGCAAGAGACGACTACGATGACTTTTATGAGAAGGCAAAAGCACTATTTGAAACTTGTGACGCTGTCGTGATCTCAGGAGGAAGCTCAGTTGGAACGAGAGATTATACAACAGATGTTATCGAAGCATTAGGTGACGGCGATCCAGGCATTTTAGCACACGGGGTTTCTGTTAAGCCGGGGAAACCTACGATCTTTTCGATGTCATCAAATAAGCCGATTCTAGGGTTACCGGGGCACCCAGCTTCAGCGATGGTTATTTATCAATTGTTCGGAAAACGAATGTTGTCGAACTTGCAAGGAGAAGACCAGCTTCCAACACCAACTGTCACTCGTGGTGTTGTTTCGCAAAATATCCCATCAGCACCAGGAAGAACGGATTATATACGTGTAAAACTAACAAAGCAAGATGATGGGCGATTTGAAGCAGTTCCCGTCTTAGGAAAATCAGGTCTTGTAAAAACGCTCGTTGATAGTGATGGCCTTTTAGAAATTGAAGAGAAAAAAGAAGGCGTTAGAAAAGGTGAAGACGTTCCAATTCATCTTTTTACTTAA
- the mobA gene encoding molybdenum cofactor guanylyltransferase, translated as MEDITGVILAGGKSSRMGKNKALLPVNGMTNIERMKNELEQLTTDVVIAANDKETYQFLNKKIISDVYAGKGPLAGIHGSLAESKTKWNLFIACDMPFFSTDIASYLIEKTRNSKLDGIVPMIDGRIHPLYAVYKTESVTLFEDCLKKDQLRIRDALSQLKVEYVTKEELVDTGINAEEIEKAFYNMNHPEEYDWVIEQLKKNGC; from the coding sequence GTGGAAGATATCACGGGTGTCATACTAGCAGGTGGGAAATCGAGCAGAATGGGAAAAAACAAAGCATTACTCCCAGTAAACGGTATGACGAACATCGAACGAATGAAAAACGAATTAGAACAATTAACGACGGATGTCGTCATTGCTGCAAATGATAAAGAAACGTATCAGTTTTTAAATAAAAAAATCATTTCAGATGTTTATGCTGGGAAAGGCCCTCTTGCTGGGATTCATGGCTCTCTAGCTGAATCTAAAACAAAATGGAACCTCTTTATCGCATGCGATATGCCTTTCTTTTCCACAGATATAGCAAGTTATTTAATCGAAAAAACTAGGAACTCAAAGCTTGACGGGATCGTTCCTATGATTGATGGTAGGATTCACCCATTATACGCCGTATATAAAACAGAATCTGTAACGCTTTTTGAAGACTGTTTAAAAAAAGATCAGTTGAGAATCAGAGATGCTTTGAGTCAGTTAAAGGTCGAATATGTAACAAAAGAAGAGCTGGTGGATACCGGTATTAATGCAGAAGAAATTGAGAAAGCCTTTTACAATATGAATCATCCAGAAGAATACGATTGGGTGATAGAACAATTAAAGAAAAATGGTTGTTAA
- a CDS encoding formate dehydrogenase accessory protein FdhE, which produces MNPNVVSEEYLNLQKGIMAVQKEVRQVVEQKINIAVDLDDYNRTIPVLPQLKTSPVPVPLYKEAVTKITSYLQEEHPAIAEDLNKMEQGLSDEELQSWIKEAITFNTFYFQDLSEKREVAPWLPHFVAEQALRPFMQVLSKAFQSHLDEWSVMGTCPCCGEPPRLAKIGNKGEKQMQCPRCESEWKEKRLACVHCGEDRHEHLFYVTLEEDEKVKIEVCKTCSNYLKLIDTKKTFIKKEAALLDLETIHLDFIAQEEGYGDESDGQPV; this is translated from the coding sequence ATGAATCCAAATGTTGTTTCAGAAGAGTATTTAAATCTGCAAAAAGGGATTATGGCAGTACAAAAAGAAGTTCGACAAGTCGTTGAACAAAAGATCAACATTGCGGTTGATCTTGACGATTATAACCGAACGATCCCGGTCTTGCCTCAACTTAAGACAAGTCCGGTACCTGTTCCGCTGTACAAAGAAGCGGTTACTAAAATTACTTCTTATTTGCAGGAAGAACATCCTGCGATTGCTGAAGACTTAAATAAGATGGAGCAAGGATTATCCGATGAGGAGTTGCAAAGTTGGATCAAAGAAGCAATTACGTTTAATACCTTTTACTTCCAAGATCTTTCTGAAAAAAGAGAGGTAGCGCCTTGGTTACCGCATTTTGTTGCTGAACAAGCATTACGTCCGTTTATGCAAGTATTAAGCAAAGCATTTCAGTCACACTTAGATGAGTGGAGTGTGATGGGAACGTGTCCATGTTGCGGTGAACCTCCACGACTTGCAAAGATCGGAAATAAAGGGGAAAAACAGATGCAATGCCCTCGCTGTGAGTCTGAATGGAAAGAAAAACGACTCGCATGCGTGCATTGTGGTGAAGACAGACACGAACATCTTTTTTATGTAACATTAGAAGAAGATGAGAAAGTGAAAATCGAAGTATGTAAAACATGTTCTAACTATTTAAAACTTATTGATACGAAGAAAACGTTTATCAAAAAAGAAGCAGCACTCCTTGATTTAGAGACCATTCATCTAGATTTTATCGCCCAAGAGGAAGGGTACGGAGATGAATCGGACGGACAACCGGTGTAG
- a CDS encoding formate dehydrogenase subunit gamma: MKQQTNEPTVKRFSKWVIFAHWTNAVAFFALYITALPLYTDFFHWLYPLLGGPENARLLHRIFAVIFILPPLLVLLFDPKSLFHWVKQTLTWRKNDFKFFLAFPKEFFGGKAKIPKQGFFNAGEKLNSLLTIICAILLIGSGVVMWAPGAFSTTVVQWAYPIHNIAFGLAMAVVVGHIFLSIGHPNSKPSMKGMTKGDVSVKYAKEHHGEWYDELVKEGKIKKDKGA; the protein is encoded by the coding sequence ATGAAACAACAAACGAATGAACCGACCGTTAAACGTTTTTCCAAGTGGGTCATTTTCGCCCATTGGACAAATGCTGTTGCCTTTTTTGCCTTGTATATTACGGCATTACCGCTTTATACAGACTTTTTCCATTGGTTGTATCCATTATTAGGTGGACCAGAAAATGCAAGATTGTTACACAGAATTTTTGCAGTGATATTCATCCTACCGCCACTTCTCGTCTTACTATTTGACCCGAAAAGTTTATTCCATTGGGTTAAACAGACGTTAACGTGGAGAAAGAACGATTTTAAATTTTTCTTAGCTTTTCCAAAGGAGTTTTTTGGTGGAAAAGCGAAGATACCTAAACAAGGGTTCTTTAACGCAGGGGAAAAATTAAATTCACTTTTAACGATTATATGTGCCATTCTATTAATCGGTTCAGGAGTGGTCATGTGGGCTCCAGGTGCTTTCTCTACAACTGTTGTTCAATGGGCGTACCCGATTCATAATATTGCTTTCGGGCTTGCGATGGCAGTAGTCGTCGGACATATTTTCTTAAGTATCGGTCACCCAAACTCGAAGCCTTCAATGAAAGGGATGACGAAAGGTGACGTTAGCGTGAAGTATGCAAAAGAGCACCACGGTGAATGGTACGATGAGCTCGTAAAAGAAGGGAAGATTAAGAAGGATAAAGGGGCATAA
- a CDS encoding 4Fe-4S dicluster domain-containing protein has translation MSYAKFVDVTRCTACRACMVACKNWNDLPVNPQEFSGTYQSHEKCDGETWNVLQMKEHETASGGFEWLFRHQSCMHCEDAACMKVCPEGAIETKQFGNVVIDQEKCVGCTYCVQNCPFGIVELASYVNEDGETKQRAQKCTLCNDRLEEGLMPACADICTMDAIVFGSKEEMMKLAKERLAEVKDRFPNAQIYDPQGVGGTHTFYLLADRPSVYDLPENPTVPTSAVVWKDYAQPIGKAMLGMTTMAVLTGYVTNKLFNKDGHGEGGDDHETTNE, from the coding sequence ATGAGTTATGCAAAGTTTGTTGATGTAACAAGATGTACCGCCTGCAGAGCTTGTATGGTAGCTTGTAAAAACTGGAATGACTTACCGGTTAATCCACAAGAGTTTTCCGGAACTTATCAATCGCATGAAAAGTGTGACGGTGAGACGTGGAACGTTTTACAAATGAAGGAACATGAAACAGCAAGCGGTGGTTTTGAATGGTTATTCCGTCACCAATCATGTATGCATTGTGAAGATGCGGCTTGTATGAAAGTTTGTCCTGAAGGGGCAATTGAAACAAAGCAGTTTGGTAACGTTGTTATCGACCAAGAAAAGTGTGTCGGTTGTACGTACTGTGTACAAAATTGTCCATTTGGTATTGTTGAACTCGCTTCTTATGTGAATGAAGATGGTGAAACAAAACAACGAGCACAAAAATGTACATTATGTAATGATCGTCTCGAAGAAGGGCTAATGCCAGCGTGTGCAGATATTTGTACAATGGATGCGATTGTATTCGGTTCGAAAGAAGAAATGATGAAGCTTGCAAAAGAACGTTTAGCAGAAGTGAAAGACCGTTTTCCGAATGCACAAATCTATGATCCACAAGGTGTTGGAGGCACACATACATTTTATTTACTAGCAGATCGACCATCTGTTTATGATCTTCCTGAAAATCCAACAGTTCCAACGTCAGCTGTCGTTTGGAAAGATTACGCTCAACCGATAGGAAAAGCGATGTTAGGAATGACAACGATGGCAGTTCTTACAGGGTATGTGACCAATAAGCTCTTCAATAAAGATGGGCATGGCGAAGGAGGGGACGATCATGAAACAACAAACGAATGA
- the fdnG gene encoding formate dehydrogenase-N subunit alpha produces the protein MFDVTRRQFLKLSGATAATLAVVELGFDPHKAKAKSRELKTANTEVTPTICPYCSVGCGILVHVKDDDVVYTEGDPDHPINKGSLCSKGTSIRQLYTSERRVKKPMYRAPGSDKWEEKEWDWVLERIAKNIKSTRDENFVTHENGIPVNRTEAIASLGGAALENEECYLIQKLMRGLGSTFIEHQARIUHSSTVAGLAPSFGRGAMTNHWNDIQHSDCMMVIGGNPAENHPISMKYVQKAKDRGGKLITVDPRYTRTAQMSNNYAPMRSGTDIPFIGGLINYALENGLYHEEYVKQYTNATYIVKEDFEFNDGLFSGYDEETRSYDRSSWTFETDEEGNIVTDETMTHPRSVFQLMKNHYSRYDVETVCAVTGTPEKDYVDIAKTFCGTSDPNKTGTIMYAMGTTQHTVGSQNVRSYAIIQLLLGNVGRPGGGVNALRGECNVQGSTDFALLFHLMPGYIGAPTASENHKSLAAYNKNETPESGYWSNKPKFLASLLKAYYGKNATKENDFLYDYFPKNTRNSSHIALFEAMYEGDIKGLLVWGQNPVVGGPNVRKEKKAMENLDWLVCLDLWETETASFWKDKAGSDPASINTEVFMLPACGPYEKEGSVTNSGRWMQYRWQALEPKNDSRSDAWFAHNITRKLKELYKNDQSEIAKPFKALDWNFGETDYPEVDLIAREINGYDLTTGKTITSFAQLKDDGTTTSGNWIYSGFYPDADPSEDKNMSKNRDNEDTGMENYLNWSYSWPMNRRILYNRASATPEGKPWNNKKEVIWWDALAGSWTGHDVPDFGATVAPKDQGGKNPFIMLPNGVGSLFTDGTADGPFPEHYEPYESPVPNAFSSVQLNPAVYIWKGKGNERGDRTEFPIVATTYRLTEHWQSGSMTRNLEWPSELMPHMFVEISEELAKQKGIKAKDRVIIKSARAEIEAYAMITKRFKPYKIRGQEVHHVGMPWHYGYEGIATGSIANYLTPHIGDANTMIPEYKAFLCDVRRAEG, from the coding sequence ATGTTTGATGTGACGAGAAGACAGTTTCTAAAACTGTCTGGGGCAACTGCAGCGACACTCGCTGTTGTTGAATTAGGATTTGACCCACATAAAGCAAAAGCGAAGTCACGTGAACTGAAAACAGCAAACACAGAAGTAACACCGACAATATGTCCTTATTGCTCTGTAGGCTGCGGAATTTTAGTTCATGTAAAAGACGATGATGTGGTGTATACGGAGGGGGATCCGGATCATCCAATTAACAAAGGTTCTTTATGTAGTAAAGGGACATCAATCAGACAATTATATACGTCTGAACGTCGAGTGAAAAAACCAATGTATCGCGCTCCAGGAAGCGATAAATGGGAAGAAAAAGAATGGGATTGGGTACTAGAACGTATTGCGAAAAATATTAAGAGCACGCGTGATGAGAATTTTGTTACCCATGAAAATGGTATTCCTGTTAATCGCACAGAAGCAATTGCAAGTTTAGGCGGAGCGGCACTTGAAAATGAAGAATGTTACTTAATTCAAAAGTTAATGCGCGGGCTTGGTTCAACATTTATTGAGCACCAAGCGAGGATATGACACTCCTCAACGGTTGCCGGTCTGGCACCAAGTTTTGGTCGTGGCGCAATGACAAATCATTGGAATGATATTCAGCATAGTGATTGTATGATGGTTATCGGAGGTAACCCTGCTGAAAATCACCCAATTAGTATGAAATATGTTCAAAAAGCAAAGGATCGTGGCGGAAAGTTAATTACCGTTGATCCGCGCTATACAAGAACTGCACAAATGTCTAACAACTACGCACCGATGCGTTCAGGGACAGACATTCCTTTCATTGGCGGACTCATAAATTATGCGTTAGAAAATGGGTTATACCATGAGGAATACGTGAAGCAGTATACAAATGCAACATATATTGTCAAAGAAGACTTCGAGTTTAATGATGGCTTGTTTTCTGGTTATGACGAGGAAACAAGAAGTTATGACAGAAGCTCTTGGACATTTGAAACTGATGAAGAAGGCAACATCGTGACAGATGAGACGATGACGCATCCTCGTTCTGTGTTCCAACTTATGAAGAATCATTATTCTAGATATGATGTTGAAACGGTTTGTGCAGTAACAGGTACACCTGAAAAGGATTATGTGGACATTGCAAAAACGTTTTGTGGCACAAGTGATCCAAATAAAACAGGAACAATAATGTATGCAATGGGGACAACTCAGCATACTGTAGGATCACAAAATGTTCGAAGCTACGCAATTATTCAGCTTTTACTTGGAAACGTGGGACGCCCTGGAGGCGGTGTAAACGCCCTTCGTGGCGAATGTAATGTACAAGGTTCAACAGACTTTGCTTTACTATTCCACTTAATGCCAGGTTACATCGGAGCACCAACCGCAAGTGAAAACCATAAGTCACTTGCTGCGTACAACAAAAATGAAACACCTGAATCTGGGTATTGGTCAAACAAACCGAAGTTTTTAGCAAGCTTACTTAAAGCTTACTACGGGAAAAATGCAACAAAAGAAAATGACTTTTTGTATGATTACTTCCCTAAAAACACAAGAAACTCCTCACATATTGCACTCTTTGAAGCAATGTACGAAGGAGACATTAAAGGGCTATTAGTTTGGGGACAAAACCCAGTAGTCGGTGGTCCTAACGTTCGAAAAGAAAAGAAAGCGATGGAAAACCTCGACTGGCTCGTATGTTTAGATTTATGGGAGACAGAAACGGCCTCGTTTTGGAAGGATAAAGCCGGAAGTGACCCAGCTAGTATCAATACAGAAGTCTTTATGCTGCCAGCGTGTGGACCATACGAAAAAGAAGGATCGGTCACAAACAGTGGAAGATGGATGCAATATCGTTGGCAAGCACTAGAGCCTAAAAATGATTCCCGTTCTGATGCATGGTTTGCACATAATATAACGAGAAAGTTGAAAGAGCTTTACAAAAATGACCAAAGTGAGATTGCCAAACCATTTAAAGCATTAGATTGGAACTTTGGTGAAACGGATTATCCTGAAGTTGACCTTATTGCTCGTGAAATTAATGGTTATGACTTAACAACAGGTAAAACGATTACTAGTTTTGCTCAATTGAAAGACGATGGGACAACAACAAGTGGAAACTGGATTTACTCTGGTTTTTATCCAGATGCAGATCCTTCTGAAGACAAGAATATGTCGAAAAACCGTGACAACGAAGATACGGGGATGGAAAACTATTTGAACTGGTCGTATTCATGGCCAATGAACCGCCGTATCTTATATAACCGTGCGTCAGCTACACCAGAAGGAAAACCGTGGAATAACAAGAAAGAGGTCATTTGGTGGGATGCACTAGCTGGAAGTTGGACAGGGCATGATGTTCCTGACTTTGGTGCAACTGTCGCTCCAAAAGATCAAGGAGGGAAAAATCCGTTTATTATGCTACCAAATGGTGTAGGCAGCTTGTTTACAGATGGTACTGCAGACGGACCATTCCCAGAGCATTATGAGCCGTATGAAAGCCCAGTGCCAAATGCATTTAGTTCCGTTCAATTAAACCCAGCCGTATACATTTGGAAAGGTAAAGGTAACGAAAGAGGAGATCGCACCGAATTCCCGATTGTTGCTACGACTTATCGTCTTACGGAACATTGGCAGTCAGGCTCAATGACAAGAAACTTAGAGTGGCCGTCAGAGTTAATGCCACATATGTTCGTTGAAATTAGTGAAGAGTTAGCGAAACAAAAAGGAATCAAAGCGAAAGACCGTGTCATCATTAAATCAGCCCGAGCAGAGATTGAAGCGTATGCGATGATTACGAAGCGATTTAAACCGTATAAAATTCGAGGCCAGGAAGTTCATCACGTTGGAATGCCTTGGCATTACGGATATGAAGGAATCGCAACTGGATCGATTGCAAACTATTTAACGCCTCATATTGGCGATGCAAACACGATGATCCCAGAGTATAAAGCGTTTCTCTGTGATGTAAGGAGGGCTGAAGGATGA